One genomic region from Pempheris klunzingeri isolate RE-2024b chromosome 4, fPemKlu1.hap1, whole genome shotgun sequence encodes:
- the LOC139200045 gene encoding transmembrane 4 L6 family member 5: MCVSRCLQCVGVSLVPMAIVCMLANFLLLLPGLQIHFLLEGHVTREATWATGLWGSGFLILIGARGFVLSSKTKGCCAFRGQMLYQLLYSCVCLLAAGFCCLVSATGLSQGPLCLYNTSSGPTWGVPLQPLPDLHVGYLYNRTLWSGVCLEPEGVVQWNVGLFSVMGGASGLQTVLCGANILNTLLGLVLGRGLGHNQVVASHLPSQQIIICSSIDCAAIGSCKLPVTVACSLLTSYFRLAWNPD; the protein is encoded by the exons atgtgtgtgtcgAGGTGTCTGCAGTGTGTCGGTGTCTCTCTGGTTCCCATGGCGATCGTCTGCATGCTGGCcaacttcctgctgctgcttcctggaCTGCAGATCCACTTCCTGTTGGAGGGTCACGTGACCAGAGAGGCCACCTGGGCCACGGGTCTGTGGGGGTCCGGCTTcctg ATCCTGATCGGAGCTCGAGGCTTCGTCCTGAGTAGCAAAACTAAAGGATGCTGTGCTTTCAGAGGCCAG atgTTGTACCAGCTGCTGTACTcctgtgtgtgcctgctggCTGCGGGGTTCTGCTGTCTGGTCAGTGCCACTGGTCTCTCTCAgggtcctctctgtctgtataACACCAGCTCCGGTCCCACATGGGGGGTCCCACTGCAGCCCCTCCCAGACCT CCATGTGGGCTACTTATACAACAGGACTCTTTGGTCGGGGGTCTGTCTGGAGCCCGAGGGGGTGGTCCAGTGGAACGTGGGTCTGTTCAGCGTCATGGGGGGCGCTAGCGGGCTGCAGACTGTCCTCTGTGGAGCCAACATTCTCAACACGCTGCTGGGACTGGTCCTGGGACGGGGCCTCGGACACAACCAGGTCG TTGCCTCCCATCTACCCAGCCAGCAGATTATCATCTGCTCTTCCATTgactgtgctgctattgggtcctgcaAACTCCCCGTtacagtggcctgcagtctgttgacgtcaTATTTTCggctcgcttggaaccccgactga
- the rnf168 gene encoding E3 ubiquitin-protein ligase rnf168 yields MAPVSDVEASESGGVLSLDDCRCPICLEILMEPVTLPCTHTFCKDCFLESVDKAALCCPLCRRRVSTWARLNSRTNTLVDQQLWTRIQASFPRQCQRRLSGQDAEADLGASACCPRVSEPGELRQEYEDQVTKLTEEKQALEEEERRVSEEYIQRLLAEEEEELQEERRRREEDERLARLLSNQLNSAAVPPESPPPADVTPSVKKKKKKVEAGAGQMERFLCPRPAKSSLSDCSFMANKENILLSEEQQQAESLLSEPERRGNSSAPSLASVGGAETLRTPQTADHQPSSAKRKSSEQETPEDEEGGTKRVCGGSSSHCFSSLGEWVGAEREAELLQRRRQEEEDRRLAVLLQTELDQEERQRAPDRRKGSSDAYPLRHDRHSPDTPSRPPRKTTKTSSPSSAASVRTTNSSSSSSSTKQTTLTEMFSSLNS; encoded by the exons gactgtttcctgGAGTCGGTGGACAAGGCGGCGCTCTGCTGCCCCCTGTGCAGGAGACGTGTGTCCACGTGGGCCCGTCTAAACAGCCGGACCAACACGCTGGTGGACCAGCAGCTGTGGACGCGGATCCAGGCCTCGTTCCCTCGGCAGTGTCAGCGCCGACTGAGCGGGCAGGACGCAGAGGCCGACCTGGGAG cctcgGCGTGTTGTCCCAGAGTCAGTGAGCCTGGAGAGCTGAGGCAGGAGTACGAGGACCAGGTGACCAAA CTGACTGAGGAGAAGCaagcactggaggaggaggagcggcgGGTCAGCGAGGAGTACATCCAGAGACTGCTggccgaggaagaggaggagctgcaggaggaaaggaggaggagagaggaggacgagAGGCTGGCCAGACTGCTGAGTAACCAGCTG AACTCTGCTGCCGTCCCTCCAGAGAGCCCCCCCCCAGCTGATGTCACTCCATccgtgaagaagaagaagaagaaggtggagGCCGGAGCCGGGCAGATGGAGAG GTTCTTGTGTCCTCGTCCAGCTAAGAGCAGCTTGTCAGACTGCAGCTTCATGGCCAACAAG GAGAACATTCTCCtcagtgaggagcagcagcaggctgagagcCTCCTGTCTGAACCAGAGCGTCGAGGAAACTCATCTGCTCCTTCGTTGGCCTCTGTGGGCGGGGCCGAGACTCTGAGGACCCCCCAGACCGCCGACCACCAACCGTCTTCAGCCAAGAGGAAGAGCTCAGAGCAGGAGACacctgaggatgaggagggggggacCAAACGGGTCTGTGGCGGCTCCTCCTCCCACTGCTTCTCTTCTCTGGGGGAATGGGTGGGGGCTGAGCGGGAGGCGGAGCTGCTGCAGCGGCGgcggcaggaggaggaggaccggAGGCTGGCGGTGCTCCTGCAGACAGAGCTGGAtcaggaggagaggcagagagcgCCCGACAGACGCAAAGGGTCCTCTGATGCCTACCCGCTCCGTCACGACCGCCACAGCCCAGACACGCCCAGCAGACCCCCCAGGAAGACTACAAAGACCTCTAGcccctcctctgctgcatcCGTCAGGACGACaaacagctcctcttcctcctccagcaccaAACAGACCACTCTGACTGAGATGTTCTCCAGCCTGAACAGCTGA
- the spint2 gene encoding kunitz-type protease inhibitor 2, whose translation MDRHRVSLLAVCVLLCAGAAVGCDWDPATDADQGLHPDSLDAGARYLNPAEQVSDPESCRAACCERPDCDVALVGYPADGGPQCLLVSCVVGDRDVCVLRPSSQFKAHRRRAEGVRGERPHDVPLRGPEEPETNNIRCRLPMKVGSCRAAFPRFYYDVTNHSCRSFIYGGCDANGNNFGSQEECEGVCSGVTGSVLPDESTPPPPPPPPVKAARMAPAFSTSVSQDAESPVESKPAATETVTNLEKGMSAESFSERCGAEPQVGPCRAAFQRWFYSRETGGCQSFIYGGCRGNQNNYNSQESCMAACTVSVLPSSKKAAAADDELSPEYRDQCTLTPDPGPCRAAFPMFFYDPKTSSCQSFMYGGCRGNHNRYGSMEECLTHCSRDGWFEGRGRTRNWTAAIFLFVTLASISALLLASLVFIVLRRHRLSRRPSSVSDKEELLPDPDEQLSVDSLTSPDSPKPDKA comes from the exons ATGGACCGACACCGAGTCAGCCTGCTGGCGGTCTGCGTCCTGCTTTGTGCCGGTGCGGCCGTGGGCTGTGACTGGGACCCGGCCACTGATGCGGACCAGGGTCTGCACCCGGACTCCCTGGACGCCGGAGCGCGCTACCTGAACCCGGCGGAGCAGGTGTCGGACCCGGAGAGCTGCCGGGCGGCGTGCTGCGAGCGGCCGGACTGCGATGTGGCCCTGGTGGGGTACCCGGCGGACGGAGGGCCGCAGTGCCTGCTGGTGAGCTGTGTGGTCGGGGACCGGGACGTGTGCGTCCTCCGGCCCAGCTCCCAGTTCAAGGCTCACCGCAGGAGGGCCGAGGGGGTCCGCGGGGAGAGGCCGCACGATGTCCCGCTGCGGGGACCCGAGGAGCCGGAGACCAACAACA TTCGCTGCCGTCTGCCGATGAAGGTGGGTTCGTGCCGCGCTGCCTTCCCGAGGTTTTACTACGATGTGACCAATCACAGCTGTCGGAGCTTCATCTATGGCGGCTGTGACGCCAACGGGAACAACTTTGGGTCCCAGGAGGAGTGTGAGGGGGTCTGCAGCGGGGTGacgg gttcGGTTCTTCCTGATGAGtccactcctccccctcctcctcctcctccagtcaaAGCAGCTCGGATGGCTCCAGCCTTcagtacaa GTGTGTCTCAGGATGCTGAAAGTCCAGTTGAGTCTAAACCTGCTGCTACAGAGACTGTGACCAATCTGGAGAAAG gaATGTCAGCGGAGAGCTTCTCTG AGCGCTGCGGGGCGGAGCCTCAGGTCGGTCCCTGCCGAGCGGCATTTCAGCGCTGGTTCTACAGCAGGGAGACAGGTGGCTGTCAATCATTCATCTACggaggctgcagaggaaacCAGAACAACTACAACAGCCAGGAGAGCTGCATGGCAGCATGTACAG TCTCTGTTCTTCCCTCCTCCAAGAAAGCTGCTGCCGCTGATGATGAACTTTCTCCAGAATACAGAG ACCAGTGcactctgacccctgaccctgGGCCGTGTCGCGCCGCCTTCCCGATGTTCTTTTACGACCCAAAAACCTCCAGCTGTCAATCATTCATGTACGGTGGTTGTCGTGGTAACCATAACCGCTATGGCAGCATGGAGGAGTGCCTGACTCACTGCAGCAGAGACG GTTGGTTTGAAGGTCGCGGCAGAACTCGTAACTGGACTGCAG CCATCTTCCTCTTTGTCACTCTGGCGTctatctctgctctgctgttggcGTCGCTTGTCTTCATTGTGCTGAGACGTCACAGATTGTCCCGGCGTCCGTCTTCCGTCAG CGATAAAGAAGAGCTGCTTCCAGATCCAGATGAGCAGCTCTCTGTGGACTCTCTGACCTCCCCAGACAGCCCCAAACCAGACAA